A genomic segment from Natronorubrum tibetense GA33 encodes:
- a CDS encoding MnhB domain-containing protein — protein sequence MSQTDSYDDTYTESQVIMTTVKIIAPFTLTYGMFMSLHGADTPGGSFQGGAIIGVTVLMLAFAFGIEPTRQWLKNSFVVGLVTGGVTIFIATGLATMALGGSFLEYDAFSETFGIAHYWGMEAIEVGGVALIVAGVVITLFFATAAGFTPERNRREDEPLEGVSDDD from the coding sequence ATGTCTCAGACCGACTCCTACGACGATACGTACACCGAGAGTCAGGTGATCATGACGACGGTCAAGATCATCGCACCGTTTACGCTCACCTACGGCATGTTCATGAGTCTCCACGGGGCCGACACGCCCGGCGGCAGCTTCCAGGGCGGCGCGATTATTGGCGTCACCGTGCTCATGCTCGCCTTCGCCTTCGGGATCGAACCCACCCGCCAGTGGCTGAAGAACTCCTTCGTCGTCGGTCTCGTCACCGGCGGCGTCACCATCTTCATCGCGACCGGTCTCGCAACGATGGCTCTCGGGGGGAGCTTCCTCGAGTACGACGCCTTCAGCGAGACGTTCGGTATCGCTCACTACTGGGGGATGGAAGCCATCGAGGTCGGCGGCGTCGCGCTGATCGTCGCCGGCGTCGTCATCACGCTGTTCTTCGCGACGGCCGCGGGCTTTACGCCCGAACGCAACAGACGCGAAGACGAGCCGCTCGAGGGGGTAAGCGACGATGATTGA
- the mnhG gene encoding monovalent cation/H(+) antiporter subunit G, with amino-acid sequence MESIRFWAIIVLIAFGLFFTFVSAMGVLRLPDVYARAHTASQADTLGAGLALAAVALALGWQHATVYTVLLLFFVFITNPTAAHAIARSAAETGIEPWTKESEEEGESK; translated from the coding sequence ATGGAATCGATCCGGTTCTGGGCGATTATCGTTCTCATCGCCTTCGGACTGTTCTTTACGTTCGTCTCGGCGATGGGCGTGCTTCGACTGCCCGACGTCTACGCGCGCGCACACACCGCATCTCAGGCCGACACGCTCGGTGCGGGGCTCGCGCTTGCGGCCGTCGCGCTCGCGCTCGGCTGGCAGCACGCGACGGTGTACACCGTCTTACTGCTGTTTTTTGTCTTCATCACGAACCCGACCGCGGCCCACGCGATCGCCCGTTCGGCTGCCGAAACTGGCATCGAACCGTGGACGAAAGAATCGGAGGAGGAGGGTGAGTCCAAATGA
- a CDS encoding cation:proton antiporter, translated as MIPSGVTIEEIFLGAAALFVVLAIMMFYRAVAGPTTQDRLLAVNVLGTNTVVILALLAAGLDEPWFLDIALIYALLNFLMAVAISKFTVERGGVL; from the coding sequence GTGATTCCGAGCGGCGTGACGATCGAGGAGATCTTCCTCGGCGCGGCGGCGCTGTTCGTCGTTCTCGCAATCATGATGTTCTACCGCGCCGTTGCGGGGCCGACCACGCAGGATCGACTGCTCGCCGTCAACGTTCTCGGGACGAACACGGTCGTCATCCTGGCCCTGCTCGCAGCAGGGCTCGACGAGCCGTGGTTCCTCGATATCGCGTTGATCTACGCCCTGCTCAACTTCCTGATGGCGGTCGCTATCTCGAAGTTCACCGTCGAGCGAGGTGGTGTGCTGTGA
- a CDS encoding cation:proton antiporter subunit C, protein MIEGALDVLTTRYAYALMFVLMGIGIYMIIANENLVKKLIGVNLFQTAIFLFFVAVAYVEGGKAPIVPSDGSDPGLMASPLPHVIVLTAIVVGIALTAVGLALIVRIYAEYGTLREDTLREVRADE, encoded by the coding sequence ATGATTGAGGGTGCACTCGACGTCCTCACGACGCGCTACGCCTACGCGCTGATGTTCGTTCTGATGGGCATCGGGATCTACATGATCATCGCCAACGAGAATCTCGTAAAGAAGCTGATCGGCGTCAACCTCTTCCAGACCGCGATCTTCCTGTTTTTTGTCGCGGTCGCCTACGTCGAGGGCGGGAAGGCGCCGATCGTTCCGTCGGACGGAAGCGATCCCGGCCTCATGGCGAGTCCGCTTCCACACGTCATCGTGCTGACCGCGATTGTCGTCGGCATCGCACTGACGGCCGTCGGGTTGGCGCTGATCGTCCGCATCTACGCGGAGTACGGGACCCTCCGCGAGGATACCCTTCGGGAGGTGCGTGCCGATGAGTAG
- a CDS encoding DUF4040 domain-containing protein, with protein sequence MSPFALTLAVFILLTAIATALFRDVLSAIVVFGAYSLGMAILYTYLLAPDVAMTEAAIGAGVTTILLLLTIARTSRPPTDQLFERVSVPAVVAVGAFVLVTLTLLPDMYAVGTEDAPIWGGGVLEQTPSLYYLQETYADTGAQNAVSAVLASYRGFDTFGEAVVVFAAGVAVLLVLKREVFT encoded by the coding sequence ATGAGCCCGTTCGCCCTCACCCTCGCCGTGTTCATCCTGTTGACCGCAATCGCTACGGCCCTGTTCCGTGACGTTCTCTCGGCGATCGTCGTCTTCGGGGCTTACAGCCTTGGCATGGCGATTCTCTACACGTACTTGCTCGCGCCCGACGTCGCGATGACCGAGGCCGCGATCGGCGCCGGCGTGACGACAATTCTGCTCCTCCTGACTATCGCGCGGACGAGTCGTCCGCCGACCGATCAGCTGTTCGAACGAGTGAGCGTGCCCGCCGTCGTCGCCGTGGGCGCGTTCGTCCTCGTGACGCTGACGCTGCTCCCGGATATGTACGCGGTTGGCACCGAAGACGCGCCGATCTGGGGCGGTGGCGTGCTCGAGCAGACGCCCTCGCTGTACTACCTGCAGGAAACGTACGCCGACACCGGCGCACAGAACGCGGTTAGCGCGGTGTTGGCCTCCTACCGTGGGTTCGACACCTTCGGCGAGGCGGTCGTCGTCTTCGCCGCCGGTGTCGCCGTTCTCCTCGTTCTCAAACGGGAGGTGTTCACCTAA
- a CDS encoding proton-conducting transporter transmembrane domain-containing protein gives MSSLVEMLPALLVAVPILLAAVPIVLGLRFERTGWSVAALTTTALTAATVYLAAAVYETGRVVHVLGGWGETEDRPQGVGIELVADEFSVLIALLVTVTAAGVLAYTRVGGPRGNTFYTGYLLLIGGLLGLSLTGDVFNMFVFLEIVGLATYAMIAAGDGPESAVAALKYLILGTMGASLYLIGVGFLFMATGALNMQVLGEAIPLVAEEGGSDLTLLRAAFAFIFIGFALKVAQWPLHTWQPDAYQHAPDGVTPVIAALVSTVSAYALGRIMYNVFGPEFLTATPYLTEIVVTVGCVSVLAGSTLAVIQRDVKRMFAYSSVAQFGLIVAAYGLVTQTAFVGAVIHLIGHGVIKAGLFVAAGIVALGYGARTVDEYAGLAEHRPFTAGSIAILLIALIGIPPSAGFIGKWYIAVGAVEAEVWPVAVVIFLSTMLTLAYSARLLEKMYFTPATPVESPHPPGRVAADGGTDTGADTEHDGATALDRDSIRRGSPDAVSVGMLGILVVIAVSAVLLGFAGGAFFEWLEPFTSEVFTE, from the coding sequence ATGAGTAGCCTCGTCGAGATGTTGCCGGCCCTGCTGGTCGCGGTCCCGATCCTGCTGGCGGCCGTACCGATCGTCCTCGGACTCCGGTTCGAGCGCACGGGCTGGTCCGTCGCCGCGCTGACGACCACCGCGCTGACCGCGGCTACGGTCTACCTCGCGGCCGCCGTCTACGAGACCGGCCGCGTCGTCCACGTCCTCGGCGGCTGGGGCGAAACGGAAGACCGCCCGCAAGGCGTCGGCATCGAACTCGTCGCCGACGAGTTCTCCGTGTTGATCGCCCTGCTCGTCACCGTCACCGCCGCAGGCGTCCTCGCGTACACGCGCGTAGGCGGGCCGCGCGGGAACACGTTCTACACCGGCTACCTGCTGCTCATCGGCGGCCTGCTCGGACTCTCGCTGACCGGCGACGTCTTCAACATGTTCGTCTTCCTCGAGATCGTCGGCCTGGCGACCTACGCCATGATCGCCGCTGGCGACGGTCCTGAGTCCGCGGTTGCGGCCCTGAAATACCTCATCCTCGGCACGATGGGGGCGTCGCTGTACCTCATCGGCGTCGGCTTCCTCTTCATGGCGACCGGTGCCCTGAACATGCAAGTTCTGGGCGAGGCGATTCCGCTGGTCGCGGAGGAGGGCGGCAGTGATCTGACGTTGCTCCGTGCGGCCTTCGCCTTCATCTTCATCGGCTTCGCGCTGAAGGTGGCCCAGTGGCCCCTCCACACCTGGCAGCCTGACGCCTACCAGCACGCTCCCGACGGCGTGACCCCGGTAATCGCAGCGCTCGTCTCGACGGTTTCGGCGTACGCGCTCGGGCGCATCATGTACAACGTGTTCGGGCCCGAATTCCTCACCGCGACGCCGTATCTGACCGAGATTGTCGTCACGGTCGGCTGCGTGAGCGTCCTCGCCGGGAGTACGCTCGCCGTGATTCAGCGTGATGTCAAGCGCATGTTCGCCTACTCTTCGGTCGCGCAGTTCGGTCTCATCGTCGCGGCCTACGGCCTCGTCACGCAGACGGCGTTCGTCGGCGCGGTGATCCACCTGATCGGTCACGGCGTCATCAAGGCCGGGCTGTTCGTCGCCGCCGGCATCGTCGCCCTCGGCTACGGCGCCCGTACCGTCGACGAGTACGCCGGTCTCGCCGAACACAGACCGTTCACCGCCGGTTCGATCGCAATCCTGTTGATCGCGCTGATCGGTATTCCGCCGTCGGCCGGCTTCATCGGCAAGTGGTATATCGCCGTCGGCGCGGTCGAAGCCGAGGTCTGGCCCGTCGCCGTCGTCATCTTCCTCAGCACCATGCTCACGCTGGCCTACTCGGCCCGGTTGCTCGAGAAGATGTACTTTACCCCGGCGACACCGGTCGAATCGCCCCATCCGCCGGGCCGGGTCGCTGCGGACGGCGGAACTGATACCGGTGCCGACACCGAACACGACGGCGCCACGGCCCTCGATCGCGATTCGATCCGCCGAGGATCCCCCGACGCGGTCTCGGTCGGCATGCTCGGAATCCTCGTCGTCATCGCCGTTTCCGCCGTCTTGCTCGGCTTTGCCGGTGGTGCCTTTTTCGAGTGGCTCGAGCCGTTTACATCGGAGGTGTTTACTGAATGA